In the Pontibacillus sp. HMF3514 genome, ATGGATGATTATCCGCACTAAATATTATTCCTACGGTAGTCTTAGAAAGATGCTTCTCTGGTCAGCGTTAGCTGGAGTAGGGGTCACTGGTAATTTCAGCTTTTATTTCATCAGCATCTCTCATACCGGGGTAGCAATAGCATCGGTCTTGATGTACACAGCCCCCATTTTTGTTTTCATCATATCCTTTTTACTTAGGATGGAACGAGTCACCGCATTTAAAGTCATTTCGATGATTATTGTGTTAGGTGGGATTGGATTATTAACAGGGGTGTACCAAAATGGACTTGAACAATTGAATGTGTTAGGAATTTCTACAGGCTTATTGTCAGGCCTTTCTTACGCCATTTACATTTTCAGTTTTAACTATGCCCTTAAGTACGGAGAACCTCCAGCTATTTTAAGTACAGCGCTTGTTGCCTTTACGCTGATATTACTTCCGTTTATTGATCAGAAGCAAGCTATTTCTGTGCTTTCTTCTGAAGATATCTTCTGGTTTATAGTACTTGGCATAATCGGAGCTGGTATTTCATTCTTCTTTTATGTAAAAGGCTTGAGAAATACATTGCCTTCTGTGGCCTCTATAGTAGCTATGATAGAACCTGTTACAGCTTCTTTATTTGGAGTTGTGATTTTAGGGCAATTCCTCTCACTAACCCAAACCATGGGTATGTTAGTAATATTAACTACCATCACGATTTTAAGTACAAGAAAAAGAGCCTAAAGTGCCTGCCCCCACTGCGGTATTGCGTTAAAGCAGTGGGGACAGGCACTTTTTTGTGTTTTCACAGGACGGCGCATTAGTTCTAAAGTCATTAAAGCTTAATCTCTTATTGTTCTTCCCCACTAATACGAATTGCTGAGATTTCTTGTGACAAGATCTCGAAGGAGGTGTTAGTAGTTGTGAAGTTCGATATCTGATAAGTGTATGTAATGGGGGGATTGACGGTATCTTCTAAGCAATCACAGAAGTTTAATACTAATGGTTCAATGGTTTTAATCGTTTCGACTGGAGTTGGGATGATCTCAGAACCGCTAAAAAGCCATTCATCGAGGAG is a window encoding:
- a CDS encoding DMT family transporter, whose protein sequence is MKNFGVGFVVLAAVLWGVSGGLAGILMEKGWDPLVISFYRGAVGLICLLIWMIIRTKYYSYGSLRKMLLWSALAGVGVTGNFSFYFISISHTGVAIASVLMYTAPIFVFIISFLLRMERVTAFKVISMIIVLGGIGLLTGVYQNGLEQLNVLGISTGLLSGLSYAIYIFSFNYALKYGEPPAILSTALVAFTLILLPFIDQKQAISVLSSEDIFWFIVLGIIGAGISFFFYVKGLRNTLPSVASIVAMIEPVTASLFGVVILGQFLSLTQTMGMLVILTTITILSTRKRA